In Bubalus bubalis isolate 160015118507 breed Murrah chromosome 3, NDDB_SH_1, whole genome shotgun sequence, a genomic segment contains:
- the LOC112583544 gene encoding interferon alpha-H: protein MAPAWSFLLALLLLSCNTICSLGCHLPHTHSLANRRVLMLLQQLRRVSLSSCLQDRNDFTFPQEALGGSQLQKAQAISVLHEVTQHTFQLFSTEGSAATWDQSLLDKLRAALDQQLPDLQACLRQEEGLRGAPLLKEDSSLAVRKYFHRLTLYLQEKRHSPCAWEVVRVQVMRAFSSSTNLQERFRRKD from the coding sequence ATGGCCCCAGCTTGGTCCTTCCTCCTGGCCCTACTGCTGCTCAGCTGCAACACCATCTGCTCTCTGGGCTGCCACCTGCCTCACACCCACAGCCTGGCCAACAGGAGGGTCCTGATGCTCCTGCAACAACTGAGGAGGgtctccctttcctcctgcctgcagGACAGAAATGACTTCACATTCCCCCAGGAGGCACTGGGTGGCAGCCAGTTGCAGAAGGCTCAAGCCATCTCTGTGCTCCACGAGGTGACCCAGCACACCTTCCAGCTCTTCAGCACAGAGGGCTCGGCCGCCACGTGGGACCAGAGCCTCCTGGACAAGCTCCGCGCGGCACTGGATCAGCAGCTCCCTGACCTGCAAGCCTgtctgaggcaggaggaggggctgcgAGGGGCTCCCCTGCTCAAGGAGGACTCCAGCCTGGCTGTGAGGAAATACTTCCACAGACTCACTCTCTATCTGCAAGAGAAGAGACACAGCCCTTGTGCCTGGGAGGTTGTCAGAGTTCAAGTCATGAGAGCCTTCTCTTCCTCAACAAACTTGCAGGAGAGATTCAGGAGAAAGGACTGA